The Mustela nigripes isolate SB6536 chromosome 11, MUSNIG.SB6536, whole genome shotgun sequence genomic interval AGAGCTCAGCTGAGGCAGGGGCTTGCCTCGGGATGACATGAACGAGTCGATTTCTTCCAGCGATTCAAAGAACCGCTTGAGCACCAGCCCGCGACTGAGCCACTTGATCTCGGTGTAGTAGAGCAGGCTGCCGTACTGGCTGTCCAGCTCGTACAGCAGGGTCGTGAACTCGCTGTGGTTCAGCCCGCGGGAGCATATCCAGTTCACCGAGTTCACCACGACGCTCATGACGTGGTCCATCTTCAGCTTCTGCGCACAGAGCGACTCCGGGTGGATGATGCAGCAGACCGACTTGAGGTCCGAGTCCTTGCAGACCGTGGCCACCTTGGACTTGAGTTTCGTGACCAGGCCGTCATTCCCGTCCACCATCGCGGGCGTGCCCGTGGAGGCCACGCTGACCAGTTTGGACCAGTCGATGTTGAACCTCTTCAGGCTCTTCTCGACGCGCAGAAACATCTCGTTGCCGGATCTCGTCCCCGTCACGGGCACCGTGTCCAGGAGCTCCTCCGACGCGTCGAAGTTCTCGTCCACGCCCCGGATGAATATGGCCAGCTGCGGGGTGTTATTGATGTCCGTGATCTCATCAATCGCAATCGAGTAGGCCACGAATGACTTGATTTTTTCGCGCAACTTCTCCCATAAGTTCCCGGCCACGTCTTCTACGGGCTGCGCGGCGGCGGCGGTTTCCTTCGGGCTCACATTGGTCGGCGCCTGTTTCTGCTCGGGACCTGCGATTTCGGGTGACCCCAGGAGGTACTTCTGGAGCCCTTTCTTCAGCTCGTGGAGCTTCTCGTCGCGCATCTTCTCCGTGTACTGGTCGTAGTGCTTACTGTGGTTCGTCTGGTAGTGGCGGCGCAGGTTGTACTCCTTGGACACAGACATGCTCTGTTTGCATATCAAACACGTGGGGATATTCTGCACTTCCACGAAGAAATACGctctctcccacttctcttgAAAGACACGGCCCTCCTGGTCTATCTTCCTTTTCCCCACTTTTGATAGAGACATGGAGACAAGACACATTTCACGTTTTCTCTTAATGCCACTATACGAAAACCGACGGCAGAGACGTGATGATAAATGACAGGGGTGAGGCGGCAGGGCGCGGGGGGCATGGTGAACCCGGCCCTGCAGAGAGGGATGGCTGACTCTGAGCCCTAGCCAGCTGCTGCTGGACGGAAGGTGGGATCTGTGGCCAGATCTTCGGATTCCAAGAGAATTTAGAaatcgacttttttttttttttttttttaaggaaaacgcTATGCCAGACAccaggctcaaactcacaaccccgagattaagagtggCATACCCTACCCACTAAGCTGGGCGCCCTGGATCCCCAACATCGACTTTCATAAAACGTCCCCAGCTTTGCTTTCTTATCCTCAAAAACATCCCTGGGTTCTTAGTGTCGGCTGCTCATTCCCATTTTTAAGAGGTACGTGAGCCCCGTGAAAGGCATCTTCTGTGATCTCAGAAAGTACCTGTTTGCCACGTCTGCTTTAAGCGACACTGATCTGACAGTACGTTCGCATTTGaatgtctatttttgtttatttgggtctcAAGAGAACTTCGAAGTCACAGAGACGGGGATGGCCACGGCATGTGGTTGACCTGCTGTGGGCCGCAAAGGCCCTTGCTCATCGGCCCGGAACCGCACACAACTTACGTGCTTTAAATTTAAAGGAACCCGGCCATGAAGCAGGTGCACTCTGCTTGGAGAGAACACGGGTCTAAACATTCACTTCAAGGAAGTGTGGgcagagacaagaaagaaagtCAACTTGgtggctgcctggggctggggacaggaacAGGAGATGACAGAAAAGTGGGTAGGAGGGACCTTTAGGGGGTGATGGGAATGTCCTAGTGTTTGATGGTGGGGACAGTTTGCCTAACTCTGTAAATTTATCCAAAATTGCTGACAGGTGTATGCCTCACCCAAGTGAATGTTATGGCATGTAAATCATGCCTCCATAAAGCTaccaagaaagttaaaaaaaaaaaacaactcattaGGCAGCAAGATGAGTTTGGGAAGAACCATCGGGAATTTTCAGAGTATTTTAGCTTTCCCAGCTTGAACCACGGAGGTTCCTTCGTGACTCGGACTCCCGAGGACTTCCCTATGcctactttccttttcttttttgttttttttaaagattgtatttattttgacagagacagagagagaaggaacacaagcagagggagtgggagtgggagagggagaagcaggctccctgctgagcagagagcccgatgcggggctcaatcccaggaccctgggatcatgacctgagccgaaggcagaggcttaaatggctgagccacccaggtgccccacgccTGCTTTTCTCACCACATGGGATGCTGTTGACTTGCAGGGACCCGGGGGCCAAGCTCAGAATACGGGGCATCACTCAGAAGAGATGCTGACCTCAGCCCCGGAGGGGGTCCTGGGAGCCCTCCAGTGCCCAGTGGCACCCTTTTGGCTCTGAACTGGGGGGACATCTGGGCGGAGGGCAGGGGTGTCCTGGGGGACGGAGCTGGGGTTCCAGGCAGGCGCTATGCACCCACGGGTCTGGGCTAGTTCAGTAAATGCTGCCCAGCCCCCGCCACCGCTCGCTGGCCAGGAACTGTGGGATGAGAATTCTGGTGAAGCCCCAGAAGGAAAGGACCTGATGACCAGCAGGTCACATAAACTGCGTCCAATGAACACCAGGCTTTGTTCTAGGGCTCGAGAAGCAAGGGCCCCGGGGTGAGGGCCCGGCGACACGTCTGGCGGTGCTGGGACGCCCTTCTCGTCCCCTCCCCGGGCTACTCACCGTTGCTAAGCTCCAGGCCTGGAAGCGGTctgaagggagagagacacagtgaaagcgACAGAGTTCATCTGTCCTCGGACACGCGGCTCCCGGAAGCGGCCACCTcctggggttaaaaaaaaaaaaatcccactgccCCCTTCCCCATCGCCCACCCCCCACGGGTCAGGTGGTGGGCGACCCTCAGATTCATTCTCATCACCAAGCAGGGGGCGCTCACCTACCTGATGACCGTGAACTTGATGAATTCTGCGGCATCCAAGATCCTTCGCATGGAGCTGATCTCCAGGTAGCCAGGGGCCTTGAAGACCACGCCCGGGGGCATGCCGTCGATGACCACACAGCCAGGGTTGAACGTGATCTTCCTGTAGGGGACCTTCACCGGGAAGTCCGCCCCGATGGCTTCAcctgggaggagagaagcaaCAGACGCGCCTCAGTGTGCCACTTGCCTTTCCCAGACCACGCTTTGTCTTCACGGCCGAGGCGTTAAGATCCTTCCCGTCCAGGGACAGTGGGGGCGGTCGGCCACTGTTGCTTCAGGGACAGCCTTACTGACTTGGACGTTGGCAACGGGCAAGGTAACAGGCACAATTTCTCTCTCCATGAAAGAGAAACGATCCTGGCATGTACCTGAAAGAGGGTTTTATGAAGATTGAATAATGATTCACACGGGAGTACTGAAAGCCATGCTCGGCTATTACGTAAGAACCCAGTAAATCGAAGAGAGAGAGTGTTGCGATCACGGTGTCCATGTAAAAGATCGTCGGGGAAAATACACACTGATTTTGATCGTAGCTCGTTCCCAGggagattatttctttttaaaaaaaaacatattttgggggcgcctgggtggctcagtgggttaagcctctgccttcggctcaggtcatgatctcagggtcctgggatcgagccccgcattgggctctctgctaggcagagagcctgcttctccctctctctctctgcctctctctctgcctctctgcctacttgtgatctctctctctctctgtcaaataaataaaaataaaatcttaaaaaaagaacttaaaaaaagatttaaaaaatacatatatattttattaacaatttttttagtaagctctacacccaacatgaggcttgaattcaagcctagatcaagagttgcacgttcttctgactaaaccagccaggcacccccagaaagaTCAATAAagtattcattaaaaagaaatacctcAAATATATACTTTCTGGATAAGTAACAATATAAAAACTTACCAAACTTTCGGCTAAAGAGGTCATTGACTTGTTCTCTtagttgttttatcttttcaatgCTGGATAATCTTTCCTTCTCATTATCTAAAAATAATCAGACAATCAAACAAACTAGGGTTATTGATATATTTGCCCCCTAAAAAGCTGTTGGAGAAAGAGCCTGACAGCATAGGAAGAAGCACTTTACCTGGCTTATCGTTCAGTTTAGTTTTTTGGAAATGTGTAAATGGAAGCCATCATAGATGACAGAGAATGTCCCAAATCATAAACCCATGTAAACACACTCCACACTGCTTTAGGGAACATTTTCAACATTATGTAGGACCAGTTGACCTCTACTCTTCAACACTGAATTAGCAATCTTAGCCAACGCAACATGACAAGTAAAAGGAATAAGACGTAGTAGGACTAGAACGGAATATTTTTCAATActtcacatttttattgtatttaattttgaataacTAAAGCAGTTATGTGGTTCAAAACTCACAAGACAGAACACCGCACAGTGAACCATCTCTCTCCCATCCCTTTCCCAGCTCTGTTTCCTTCCTTGGAGGGACTGTGTTATTGGATTCTTTTGTATCTCTCcagatagattttatatatacatattcagaAAGGACTGCTCGATGGGCAGCAGACAAACTCCCCTCTGTGGCCAATTCCTATTCCGTGGTAGCTGGTGCTTGGAGTTGCCCGCCCTGAGGTGTATTTTCCAGTAATGCCAAGGCATGGCTGTGAGAAGCAATATATCTGATTGACGATGTCTGATATAAGCAAGGTATTCAGTGTTTGACACTCTGTACTGTATTTGATATTTCTGAATTGCTGAAAGGATGAactaagcaaaaaaataataataataacaaagttcCAAGGCTTTATGACCCATGccataaaatggttaaaatataataaaaagaaaaatataacatcaATTATGATAATGCCAGATAGACGTCCATACCTGGAACTGTCACCTGAACAATGTTAAGATCTTCAACACCAGCCGCAGAATTTGTGACGCTGGATGAATTTGTGCTTCctaaaaagagaaactgaaatgtAGGACTTGAAGAAAATTAGGTTAACTCTCCTCTAAAAACGTCCACGTGCCGCTCTGATCAGAAGCGCAGGCTCAACTTCTAAAGCTTCAGAGAACATGGGCTGTAGGCagtcgggctccatgctctgtgtcTAAGACGCTCTCCATcttcccagcccctctgccctgcatgcactttctctctctaaaataaataaataaatcttttaaaaaataaaatacgaaAGTGCTCCTCTGGCTCCACATTCTATAAGTCATCGTAATAACCGCCGTCTGACGCAGGACAAGCGCACACCTACACACGGGCTTCCCCATGCCAAGGTCCTTTGCTAGGTGGTCATTATCTACCGAATAACTTATAGCCAATCCTTTAGAAAACTGCTCTCCAGACCAAAAAGGTGATTGGACTTGTAGTCCCTGCACGAGCGTCATGTCCCACAAGAGAGTAGCACAGCAGGGAGGCCCTCTTGGAGAACGTTTCCATCAACCTGTGTTCAAATCACCGCCGGACTTGGATTCTAACATGGGATTTTTTATACTGTTTCCTCGTTTAATTCAAGTAGAGTTCACACACAACGTTGcgttggtttcaggtgtacaacacagcgATTCGACAACTCCGTATGTTGCACTCCATTATATTCATAAAAGTACTTTGAGGTAACAACCTAAGCGTTAATCTATGGAAGAACGGATAACCCGTGATTTATGCACACGGTGGAATATGATCCAACCTTGAAAGGAAGTTTTGTCATTTTCTGCCATGTGGATGAACTTTGGAGAatctattttatttgattaagttattatttctaacttttttgagAGACAGCGTGAGTGCACATGAGTGGGGCGGGGAGCGGCgaagcaggttccacgcccagcgcagagcccggCACAGGCCTCCATctgacgaccctgagatcatgactggagccaaaatcaagagttgggcgcttaaccgactgagccacccaggcgcccctggagatttatttatttattatttttttaaaaaagattttatttatttacttgacagatcacaagtaggcaaaggcaggcacagagagaggggggcggggggaggcaggttccctgctgagcagggagcccgatgcggggctcgatcccaggatcctgagatcatgacccgggctgaaggcagcggcttaacccacggagccacccaggcacccgccccTGGAGATTTAAATGCAAGAAGTCAGACCCCCGAGGGCACCCACTGTACAATCCCACCGGTATGAAACAGGTTGAAACGGTAAAGCCACGGAGACAGAGAGTAGCCTGGCGGATGCGAGGGGCCGAGGGAGGAAGCGGGGGAGCGACTCGTAATGAGTTTGGGGTTTGCCTCTGACATGAAAATGCTTTGAAGCTACATAGAGGTGGTCGCCCAGCACCGTGAATGTACAAAAGCTACTGAATCGCTCACATTAAAACGGTTAATTTCATGTCATGTTCGTTTCAcgtcaataaaaagaaattgaaagtatTTTAAGGGTTTCCTTTCGTGGGATTTCAAGGGAAAACCACCTCATTGTGTGGCTCAGAACGGAGGTCGCAGACGCCGCAGTAAGGCCTTATGGTGGCCTGAGACTGGGCCGTGTAAatatccctttcttttttttaaattttaattttttaaaaaaagatttttatttatttatttatttgaaagagagagagatcacaagtaggcagaggcaggcagatagagaggaggaagcaggctccctgctgaacagagagcccgatgcgggactcgatcccaggaccctgagatcatgacccgagctgaaggcagaggcttaacccactgagccaccccggcgcccctaaaCATCACGTTTTATCTGGAAACCCACCAGGCCCCACTGACTTCAGGTACGGCGGACTTAGCACAAACCCATCCCCACGGAGGGAAAATCCATCCATGCCTCCCTCCTGGCTACGGGTCAGGGACGTCACCTCTGGACAGGGGGCGTCTCCTCTGCGTCTGGTTACCCTGACGGCATCACCGCATGACTTCCAGTAAAACCGTCAGAGCTAACACCCCGCGGAGAAGCGGCCCCTTCACACAGAACCCGTCAGTGTCTGAATTTCCCCCTCATACGTAATGAACCTACGCCTCCTGGGGACAGTGAGGGAAACGGTGaaaggcaaaatgaagaaaagtaaaatcacaCACAATTCCCACACTGGTCGCtatgggttttttggtttttggtattatcttctatttttttctttctacataaaatttcttcttttgaaataaaactgaGATCGCAGtataaattattactatttttaaagatttgattgattgattgattgattgatcagcagggagcagggcggagggagagagggagaggaagagacagagtccCAAGCGGACCCCCTGCTGAGTGTGCCGCCTGACAcgggcctgattccaggaccctgagatcacgaccggaacTGGAATCCAGAATCGGacggttaaccgactgagccacgcaggcgccctgaTCCTATGAGAAATTATGGCTTGGGTGTCCCTCCGTTTTGTTTGTAACTTGTCTGGAGCCACACGGCGTTGTTTCCCTCTGAATGCACGTGGGCAGTTTTCCCAGTGACGGCCACAGCCCTCTTGTAACCGCGGGGCACCTGGGCTGCTCGCTCTTGTTCTCTCTTATAAACAGCGATGGGAGGGATCTTCCCTCTGAAACGGGGTCAGCGTGCTGAGAGCAGTTTcagaattcagagaaataaaggaaaaatggaagaatcAAATCCGGATGGGAACAACCATTCCGTTTCCAAATCCCCCTAAAATGGCAAAATCGATTCAGACTCCGTGGTGAGTCACGGGAAATGATATTATCTCTAAATAAAAGggctcccggggcgcctgggtgcctcagccagTTCGGCGCCTGccttttggctcgggtcctgatctcaggctcctgggatcgagtcccaggttgggctccctgctcagcggggagcctgcttctccctctccctctgcttctcccaccccccactcatgctctcttgctctctcaaatagataaaatcttaaaaaaacaaaaacaaaaacaaaaagacccccACAGCAATTAAgcaacacagagaaatgaaagtcCTCCAACCGGTAGGGAGAAGTAAAGCCCTCACGATTTGCAGACGACAGGATTCTACGTATCAAAACCCCTAAAGGCTCCACCAAGAACTACTAGAACTGACCAATGAATCCAGTAAGGCCGCAGGACACAacatcaaggcacagaaatccgCCGCGTTCCCACACAGCCAGAGTGAAACTAAGACAACGATCCCATTGACAACTGCACCCCAAACAGTCAAATCGCGAGAAATAAACCACCAAAGAGGGGAACGACCTGGACTCTGAAAACGAACACTGACGGGAGAAATTCAAGACGATGCGAAGAAATGGGGACACATTCCATGCACACGCAGGGGAGCGGCgggcggagggggagggagagggacaagcaggctccccgccgagcagggagcccgatgcaggactcgatcccgggacgctgggatcatgacctgagccggaggcagacgcttaacccactgagccacccaggtgcctccccgccagccccttctttcttcctcacttGGGATGGAGCATAGTCTGGTCCCGGCCAGTGTGAGCTGCACGGACGCACatacacgtgcgcacacacacacacacacacacgcatacacacacccCACGCCACACTGAGCCGCGTCCCTCTGACGAGGCTTCCAGAAACTCACCTTCAATTTTCACCTCGGCTTTGGGGTCCTCGCTCATTTCTGAAGGGGCACGCAGAGTGGAatcttgggaaaagaaaaaaatgtctacaaTGACCTTGGTTGCTGTGTGCCCTCATGTTGCAGCCTTCCACGGCTCCTGTGCCGAGACAGCAGCCTGGCCTGGCACGTTCAACCCTGTCCGTACTTAACACACGTAAAAGTGTAAATgtgaaagtaattttattttttttaaatttttatttatttttacttcttttttttttttaaattttaattcagttagccagcatgTAGTACGTCCtgggtttcagaggtagaggtcagcgGTTCATCGGCTGCGTCGAACGGCCAGGGCTCGCCACGTCCGCGCCCTCCTCTGTGCtcagcccccaggcaccccgtccCCGACCCCGGAGCCCTCCgggaaccctcagtttgcttcttggAGTTAGGAGTCTCTCACGGtctgtgtccctctctggtttccctCATTTagttctcctccctcccccgtgGTCCTCTGCACTCTTTCTCATATGCCTCCTATgtgtgaaaccacatgataattgtcttaaTCTGATTGATGTACTTTGTTCAGCATCACACCCTCCAGGGGAATATCGAAAAAGAGAACCgaagttggcggcatcacaattccagacttcaagctccattacaaagctgtcagcgtcaagacagcatggtaccggcacagaaacagacacatagatcaatggaacagaacagagagcccagaaatggaccctcaactctatggtcaactcatcttcgacaaagcaggaaagaatgtccaatggaaaagagacagcctcttcaacacatggtgttgggaccacgggacagccacatgcagaagcaCGAAACTGggccattcccttacaccatccACTaagataactcaaaatggatgaaagacctaaatatttatttttacttattactattttatcataatctctacacccaacgtgggggtCGAACTCGTGATCCCGGGATCAAGGGCCTCACGCTCTTTTGACCGGCGCAGCTGGGCATCCCTAAATGTGAAGGTAATTTTAACTTTATGAGGGATCATACGGTAAGAAAGGGTAACCTTCTAAGGGATAAGGGGAGGCAAGAAACTCTC includes:
- the LOC132026645 gene encoding general transcription factor II-I repeat domain-containing protein 2 isoform X1; amino-acid sequence: MAQVEVSALPMENEESSESRMVVTFLVSALESMCKELAKSKAEVACIAMYETDVFVVGTERGRAFVNARTDLQKDFAKYCIAQETQEAKPPGPANGMPMDSGETEILRKAVEDYFCFCYGKALGTTAMVPVPYEKMLRDPGAVAVQGLPEGVAFQPPENYGLATLKWILENKAGISFIINRPFLGPVSQLGGPVVATDAERSATSPSESCGLVSVKTEPMEDSGSAVKPATVSVKKESEDPNYYCYNTQESQHPCASGEVTEMELPMEDSTLRAPSEMSEDPKAEVKIEGSTNSSSVTNSAAGVEDLNIVQVTVPDNEKERLSSIEKIKQLREQVNDLFSRKFGEAIGADFPVKVPYRKITFNPGCVVIDGMPPGVVFKAPGYLEISSMRRILDAAEFIKFTVIRPLPGLELSNVGKRKIDQEGRVFQEKWERAYFFVEVQNIPTCLICKQSMSVSKEYNLRRHYQTNHSKHYDQYTEKMRDEKLHELKKGLQKYLLGSPEIAGPEQKQAPTNVSPKETAAAAQPVEDVAGNLWEKLREKIKSFVAYSIAIDEITDINNTPQLAIFIRGVDENFDASEELLDTVPVTGTRSGNEMFLRVEKSLKRFNIDWSKLVSVASTGTPAMVDGNDGLVTKLKSKVATVCKDSDLKSVCCIIHPESLCAQKLKMDHVMSVVVNSVNWICSRGLNHSEFTTLLYELDSQYGSLLYYTEIKWLSRGLVLKRFFESLEEIDSFMSSRGKPLPQLSSPDWIRDLAFLVDLTMHLNTLNISLQGHSQVVTQMYDLIRAFLAKLCLWETHLARNNLAHFPTLKSVSRNESDSLNYIPKIAELKTEFQKRLSDFKVHESELTLFSSPFSVTVESVHEALQMEVIDLQCNTVLKTKYDKVGVPEFCKYLWGSYPRYRVHCAKILSMFGSTYICEQLFSIMKLSRTKFCSRLKDSQWDSVLHIAT